The genomic segment AGTCCAATAGCTAATTATGCCAAAAGGCGCAATGTCAACACGAGAGCCTACAATGTCTGAAGAAATGTGCATTGGCAGAATCCTTGACTTCTAGTTCGAGTGCAATCCTATGGATATCTGGCCTATGTGTTCGACAACCAGAGATGGCAATCCTTTAGGAGGAGATGAAGAATCATCGCTTGCAAAATAAATACTTTGACCTACTTTCATATAGTCCCATCTCCAATTTTTTCATCCTCTTGACCCATATTCGAAGGCAGTGGTAACATACCTCTGCAACCAACTTATTAGGAGTAATAGATATGAAAATCGCTCGCTTTGCTGCACCAGACCTTGGACCAGAAAATATTGGAATTGTACTCAACGGCGAAGTATTCAATTTCACTGGTGCCTTCCAGGCATATCAGCTTTTCGAAAAGCAAGTGTGCGAATGCCCCGTTCATTCACCAATGGAGCTAATGGAAAAAGGATTATTTTCCGTCGAGACATTCCAAAACGTTCTTGATTTCTCCAAAAAACACGGAATGATGGAGCGCTTCACCGTGAAGCAATACAAGCTTCTTGCGCCAATCAAAAGACCTTCGAAGATTATCGCCCTGGGACGAAATTATATGGCGCATGCTCTCGAAAGCGGCATGGCGATACCGACCGAACCAATTATATTCGCGAAGGCAAACTCTGCGGTAATTGGTCCAGATGAGCCGGTTATTTATAAAAAATTCCTTACTCGTGTCGACCCCGAAGGCGAGCTTGCGGTAATCATCGGCAAGGAAGGCTCAAGCATTCCCGAAAGCGAGGCAGAATCGTATATTGCTGGCTACACGATGATGAACGACGTAACAGCTCGTGATTTACAAAAGCATGATTTAAGCATTTCAAGCCCATGGCTTAGGTCGAAAGGGATTGATACCTTCTGCCCTCTCGGACCTTGGATTGTGCTTCCAGACGAGATTCACGAGCCCGTCGAGCTCGACATTGAGACTCGTGTGAATGGCGAAGTTCGTCAGAAAGACAACACACGCAGCTTGATGTTCAAGATACCATACCTTATTCACTGGATATCCCAATATCATACGCTATTCCCTGGCGACGTTATTTCAACAGGCACCCCGGAAGGGATGAAGCCAGTGCTTCCCGGAGATATTATGGAAGTCGAGATAGAAAAGATTGGAATTTTAAGGAATCCAGTAGTAAGCGAGTAGTACACGAAAAATCAGGCAGCGGAAGTTTGAGAATTTTCCACCGCACCATCTTTTGCACTCAGCTCAATTAATAAAATATGCGCATTGACGATAAGTACTTAATCAACCTGCATACTAAGCTTGTGAACATACCAAGCGTCTTTCCGAATGAAAAGGAGATCATGCTTTTTCTTGAAGATGAGCTCAAGCGTTTGGGATTTACCCCGCACCGCTTAATGGTAAAGCAAAACCGCTTTAACCTTCTAGTACGAATTGGAAATGGAAGCCCCATACTTTGCCTGAACGCTCATTCTGACACAGTTCCTCCTAGTGGGGAGTCAGTACCCAAAGCAAAGATTAAGAACGGACGCATGTATGGGCTGGGTAGTGCAGATGATAAAGCATCAATTGCCGCCATGGTTGCCGCAATTCGGGCAATCTCCGAATCGGATGTCAAACTTAACGGCACACTTGACCTGTTTATTTCCGTGGACGAAGAAGGCGATGCACAAGGCGTTCGGTCGGCAATCGAGAATGGTTATAAGTGCGATATGGTAATCACAGGCGAGCCAACCAACCTCCAAATGGTGCCAACCCATTGTGGCTTGCTTATTTTGGAGATCACCACCTATGGAAAATCCACCCATGGTTCAATCCCAATGCAGGGCGTCAATGCGATTGACCGAATGTTTGAGCTTATTTCCGGACTTCGCAAAGTAGCGATAGAATACCCATCCCATCCGCTAATTGGGCCAGGAACAATGAACTTAGGGATAATAAAAGGAGGCGACCGACCAAACCGCGTACCCAACCGATGTGAGGCGGCAGTAGACATTCGGTTAGTGCCACCAATGACCATTAAGGAACTTCTTAATCGCATAAGGCAGTACTTCGACGATTGGGAAGGGAAGGCAGTCTATAATATTGCAAAACAGGGCGAACCGCTTAACACACCGCATGATTCAAACCTTGTGCGTGCACTTGCTTCTGCGGGTGAGAAGATTCTCGGGCGTGCACCCGAGATTGTCGGCTGGCGCGGATGGACAGACGCAGAATCATTCCAAACAGGCATCGGGGTTGATGCGGTTGTATTTGGGCCAGGCGAGCTTGAACAAGCACATTCGGCAAACGAATATGTTGATCTGGAGCAGGTATGCCTTGCAGCGCGCATATACGCAGATGTCACAGCCACATTATTAGCAAAATGACTATGAAAAGTTACTTTTCATAAGGATTTTATAATGTTTCGACCTACAGTTGCCGAAATTGATTTAGAAGCAATTGCGTTTAATTTTCGACAAGTTCGAAATCTAGTTGGACCAGAAGTAAAGATATGTCCAGCTGTGAAGGCTGACGGCTATGGGCACGGTGCAATCCCCGTAAGCCAAGCAGTCCTCAACGCTGGCGCCGAAATGCTAGGAGTAGCCACACTTGAGGAAGCACTTGAACTTCGGAACGCGGGTATTAATACACCAATACTAATCCTTCAGTGCGTTCTCCCAGACGGAATTCCGGAGATTATTGCACACAATGTGAGCACAATGGTGTGCGATCTTGCATTTGCCACTGAGCTCTCAAAATGCGCTGTAGAAGCAGGCAAACGGATGAAGGTCCATATCAAAGTTGACACAGGCATGGGGCGCCTGGGCATTAGTCTAGCTGAAGCAGTGGAGTTCTCAATCCAACTCTCAGGAATGCCCGGCTTGGAAATCGAAGGAATTTTTACACACTTTCCGTCTTCTGGCGACCCAGATTTAAGTTTTTCTCATATCCAGATTGAGGAATTCCGACGGCTCACAGACGAAATTCGCAAAGCAGGCATCCATATCCCTCTTCGACATATGGCAAACAGCGCAGCAATTTTAAACTTACCCGAGTCATACCTCGACATGGTGCGGCCAGGAATAATGCTATATGGGCTTCACGACACAAAGCACCTTGTCCGCGACGTTGAGCTTCGGCAAGCGATGACCCTAAAGACCAAAATTGTTTTCCTAAAGGAGCTCCCCCCTGGTAAATCGGTGGGCTATGGCCGAACTTTTATTGCTAAGAGGCGCACTCTGGTTGCCACAATTCCCATTGGCTATGCAGATGGATACAACCGGTTGCTTTCAAACCGAGCACCAGCCCTGGTTCATGGAATAAGAGTACCAGTCATCGGAAGAGTTTGCATGGACCAAGTGATGCTTGACGTAACCGACGTCCCCGGAGTTTCGACGGGCGACGAAGTTGTCCTCTATGGACGGCAGGGAAACGAGTTTATTTCCATCGAAGAAATTGCCGACCTTCAGGGCACGATTGCAGACGAAGTCATATGCTCTGTCAGCAAGCGCGTCCCAAGGGTATACGTCCATAGGGAAAACCATCAGACTACCTAATACCACCCTTTCACTGAATCTCTTATCCGACCTGTGGTTAAAAAGTTACCACCAAACAAATATCTCGGTGCAATGCGCAGTGCAAGCGCTAGGGCGCAGACGCAGTCGTCAGTATATCCCCTCCGTGCGCTAGTTCTCACGTTCCCCGATTCCTTTAGCTCATATTCATAAAACTGGAGCTCTTGGACGAGATGTTTAATATACGGAAACCGAAGCTCATTATGGGCAAGGCGGACAGCTAAGTTATCAATCAATTCACGCTTGGTCTTATTCGTAAAGATTACGCCCTCAAGCTCTGCGTCTAGCCCATGTTCTTCCCAAAGCACATGCCCGAGGTTTTCCAAAAGCGGGTCGCCAATAGAAGACTGGTCCACAGCAATTCCTCGAACTCCAAACCGGCAAAGTATGTTTGCAATTCGCTTAACCTGCAACTTCCATTCCATGCGGTTGAAATGGTCTAGGGCAACTACGTGGAATCGGTGGTCGCCATGCCCAACGCCATCTACTGGCGATTGGTAGCCTACAGCCAACACAACCACCGCGGTGTAGTCTGAGTAACGTGCCCAATCAATACCTGCCACAAAGGCCGTCGTTTCAAAGTTGATTTGCTCAGTGCAAACAGCCTTTTGAATGTCCTCCCAGGCGAATACTGAATTTTGGTCGTCAATAAACTCTGCTTCATATTCAACTTTAAACTGCCGCTCAGTCAATATTTCTCGCTGGTTTTCTATATACTGTCTGCTGATGTATGGGTTTGCCCACGATGGGAAACGGAACGAACGATACGAATATCTGGCATTGGAAATCGGATGTTTGCAGTCAGACTCTGCTATTGTTGACTGGTGATTATTTCCTCGGATGAAAGCACGATAAAAATGATTTTTACCGAAAGGCGTTGATATCAGCGATAATTGGCCATTTCGATCGGCTAGCATTGGCCTAATAACCTCTTCGACTACTTCATCACGCACAAACGCAGCTTCATCCACCACAACGCGGTCGGCTGAATGGCCTCGGAGATTCCTTCCATCCTCATCAGCTGTCCGAGCCATGATTCTGCTGTTTCGTAGACAAATTTCAGTATAAGGTGTTCGAGTAATCTTGGTATACTTTCGGGTTTCAGAATGGGAAAGGAGAAGCCGCTCGACCGTCCGCGAAATCAGCTTGCTCTGGTCATAAGTGGGAGCAACTATCATTTGGATTGAGCCGTTGTTCGAAATAGCATATGTTGCGACATCAATTGCTGCAGCTTCGGTCTTTCCCCAACGTCTCCCACATGCCGCCACCTTTACTTGATGATTGTCCAATAACCACTCCTTTTGCGTGGGATGGGGCTTCCAACCCCAAAGCAAATCCGCAAGTTTAATCCTCTTCGCCGGAGTCATCATCCTCACCTGATTCTTTAGCCTCAATCTGCCGGAGAATTTGTTCGATTGAATCATTCTCATGGACATCCGCGTCCTTTAAAAGATTGCTTGCCTTGAGGAGGTCGATAATTGCTTTGTATTTTATTTTTTCATCTTCCGACTTGATGAGGCTTTCGAGTTCACGGGCAGCCTCTACATAACGCTCAGAAAGTAACCGAAGTGCCGTACGGCGATTTTCTTTGACATAATCGCATATGGCGTTGGCAAAATCAGGGCTCCTTTTCCACTCATCAAGCATCCTTTTGCTTATTCTCAACTTCTCGGCAATCTCCTCATCCGTCAACCTAAAAAGCAGGGGGATAGCCCTGCGCTGAATTGCAGTAAGCATATAATTACCTCTAAATAACAGGGTTTAGGAATGAATGTTCACTAATTTTCTCAGCATTCGCAAATTGGAACGTTCGCCAAAGCCTTCCCATTATTACAAGACCTCAGCATATGGGAGAATAAAAGAACAAAAAGTGAAGATTTCGTGAACCTTTAGTCAGACAGCCGATTAGCAAAAAAGCTTTATTTTTGGTGCTCAAGTTCATTTCTGCGACTGCACACAAACTAAACAGGGAATATAAATATCGATGACATCAAGCCTGGGAGGATTAAATAGTGCAAAAAGATGATTCAAAGCCACCAAAGGTTACCTCAATTGTGGTACCAAGCGCCCATGAACCCGAAATCAAGCGACCCATTACTATAACTGCCGAGTAAGAGTCAACTACATTAACCATAAGAGACTATTTGATAACTGAGCCAAAGCTTGGCGGCGGAAACATCGAAATCCCAGTTGACGGTAACAATATAATTCTCTATAATTCTCTCAGGAAGAGTCATCTCAGAGAAGAAGAGGAAGTTAATCCTCAAAATAGCCGAACGCTTCGTGGGTCAAAAGCGCTTATTTGAGAACTAGAGACTGCCTAGCAGGTTAAACATCGCCTGCAAGTTCTACATAGGATGTCTAATGAGCAAAACAGAGGATAGAACTGGGGGAATAGGAATAAAAAACTGGCACGCAATGACCGTTAGTGAGGTATTCGAACACCTAAACAGCTCTCCAGACGGTCTATCAACTGCTGAGGCACAGGCAAGGTTAGCAGAATTTGGTCAAAATGAGCTCCCTGAAGCTCCCCGGCCTTCACATTTTACAATCTTTTTAGGCCAATTTCGAAGCCCTCTAATTTACATTTTGCTTATCGCAGCCTCGTTCTCATTTATCACAAACCATCCTATTGATGGCGGAGTGATAATGGCAGTCCTACTTCTAAACGCATTTATTGGCTTTTTTCAGGAATACAGGGCTGAACGTGCACTTGAAGCTTTAAAAAAGTTGGGTGCACCTCAAGCAACCGTACTGCGCGATGAAGAAGAGATGAACATTCCCACTAGTGAACTTGTGCCTGGTGATGTGATACTTCTCACTACGGGTGAGCGCGTGCCAGCCGACGCCCGGCTTTTCGAAGCAATGAACTTTAAGGTGGACGAGTCAAACCTAACCGGCGAATCATTTGTGGTTGACAAAAGTGTTGAACCACTTCCTCCAGATACACCTTTAGCAGACCGAAGGAATATGGTTTATTTAGGAACAACAGTCGTCTATGGTCGAGGCAAAGCAATTATTACCGCCACTGGCGTAAATACCGAAATCGGCCAAATTGCTTTAAACATAGCAGCCGAGCCGAGGGAATTGACGCCAGTTCAAAAGCACCTTGCAGTTCTCGGGACACACCTCGGAATTTTGGGCATCGTCATCGCTGTAATTATCATTGCCGCCGGATTGCTTCAAGCATTTAGCCTCTATGACATATTATTTACTGGCGTTGCAGTAGCCGTGTCGTTTATTCCCGAAGGCTTGCCAGCAGTGATAACCATTGTCCTCGCCGCAGGTGTACAACGAATGGCACGACGCAACGCACTTATCCGCAAGCTCCCAGCGGTCGAGACTCTGGGGTCTGCAACCGTAATCTGTACCGACAAGACAGGCACACTAACAAAGAACGAAATGACAGTTCGTGCGGGCTATACCCCAGAGGAAGCGTTCACAGTCACTGGTGAAGGTTACGCACCAATTGGCAAGTTTCTCATTGGAGACCAAGAAATTGATAAAAATCACGTAGGGATTAGAAAACTCTTTGAGGCACTAGTATTGTGCAATGACGCACGGCTTCATCTTGAAGATAACACATGGCGCATTGTTGGCGACCCAACTGAAGGTGCACTTGTGGTTGCGGGCGAGAAGCTTGGACTTCGGAAGCATGAATTAGAAGATGAGCAAAAGAGAATTGGCGAATTACCATTTGATCCCCAAAAAAGATATATGGCTACACTCCACCTTCTGCCAAATGGACGAAAAATCGTATATATAAAGGGCGCTCCTGAAAAAATACTTGCAATGAGTGGAACCTACCTTAAAAACAATGAAGTGCTATTACTCACCTCCGACAAAGCCGCTGAATTTGCGGCTCGAAATGCCAAGATGACGGAGGAAGCTTTAAGGGTCCTTGCGGCTGCCTATAAAGAACTTCCGTCCGAACAGGAAGCAATTAGTCATTCGGATGTCGAGTCGGGCCTTGTCTTCCTTGGAGCAGTGGGCATGATGGATCCACCCAGAGAAGAAGCACCCATTGCAGTCAAGCAAGCAAGGGAAGCTGGAATTCGCGTCATAATGATAACCGGCGACCATGCAAATACTGCGCGTGCAATAGCGGAATCAACCGGCCTTCTAGACAGAGGGATGAGGGTTGTAGAGGGCACGACGTTGGATAAGATGAGCGATGAAGACCTTTCACAAGCGATCGGCCGAATTGCCGTAATTGCACGGGCAGAACCGGAGCACAAACTTCGAATTATTAAAGCATTAAAAGAGCGCGGTCATATTGTGGCTATGACAGGTGATGGCGTAAATGATGCTCCGGCGCTTAAATGTGCTGACATCGGAATAGCAATGGGAATCAGCGGCACAGACGTAGCAAAAGAAGCAGCCGACATGATACTTCTTGATGACAATTTCGCAACAATCGTATCAGCTGTCGAAGAAGGCCGTTCTATATTCGCAAATATTCGCAAAGTTGTTCAATATTTGCTCTCAACAAACACTGGCGAGGTATTCATATACCTAACTACAATTCTGTCTGGTCTTCCATTACCTTTGTTTCCGGTGCAAATTCTTTGGATCAACCTAGTCACTGATGGCTTTTGCACAGCTCCACTGTCGTTTGAACCAAAAGAACCAGGCTTGCTAAAAGAACCGCCTAGAGATCCAAGGGAGCGCATAGTTAACCGCTACGTGGTTAGCAACATAGTTTTTGTGGCACTTTTCATGCTAATTGGAACCTTCTCGCTTTACTACTGGGGGCTTGGAAACATAAGCGTATGGAAAGCGCGAACCTACGCCTTTGTAGTTATGGCGCTTTTCCAAGCATTTAATGCGTTGAACGTTCGATCGAGTCGCTACTCACTGTTCAAAATTGGCGTGCTAACTAATCCATACTTGCTGGCTGGCGCAACTGCATCTGCAGTTGCCCAGATTGCATCAGTGCATTTACCATTTTTCCAAACAATATTTCGCACGATGGCTCTGAACCTATCGGAGTGGGCACTTATGGTAGCGGTTTCTAGCAGTGTATTTGTTGTAGAAGAAGCTAGAAAGGCGTTTCTACCACACTTATTCGTGCCCCCACAAACGCGCCGCGCTCCTGGAAGTCAACGCTCCCAGTAGCAATCAAGTAGATATACGCCCAAGCACCTCTTCAGATTGGGTACCCGTGGCTATTAGGTCAAAACGGCGGGTGGAATTCTTTTCTGAGATACGTATTTCCAATCGGTCGCTTGGTAGTATGCCTGGAATCTTCTCAGCCCACTCTATAATTGTAACCCCCTCGCCGCGAAAGTAGCTCTCATAATCGAGATCTTCCATCTCCTCATGACTTTCCAAGCGGTAGAGATCGAAGTGGTATACTGGAACGCGCCCTTTGTGCTCGTGGATAAGTGTAAAAGTAGGACTGTGGACAAGATCGGTGACACCAAGACCCCGCGCAATTCCCTTAGTGAGCGTCGTCTTGCCTGCGCCAAGTTCGCCGATTAGTGCAACAACAACCCCAGGTTGTAGCGCCCGACCGATTTGTTCACCAAGCAACTCGGTCTCCTCAGAAGAGTATGTATAAAATGTTTTGGATAGACGTGTCATCAGTCAAAGGGTAATCCATAGAAATCATCAAGTTAGATGTTATCTTTTAAAGTGCTCCCACCCTGCCCACAAAGGCCTTCTTGAACCATCAGGCATGACGATCTCAACTGTTTTGTCTTCTGTGAACTCTCCAATTTCGGTTACGCGAGTTCCAGTGCCTTCCTTAATAGCCTTAATGACCTTCTTAACATCATGTGGTCTAACCGCCATGAGGAGTTCGAAGTCTTCTCCGCCGCCGGCAACGAGCTCGAGTGTATCCATTCCTAGCCTTTCTGCAGCCGACTGGAGATCACTGCTTATCGGTAGTTTGCTAGCATATACTATTGCGCCAACGCCACTTGCTTTGCACAACTTTGGAAGGTCAGCACCCAATCCATCGCTTATATCCATCATCGCCCGAATCGCGTTGGTTGCAACAGCAGCATGAGCTTCGAGCACTCGTGGAATTGGCGTCAGATGCTGGCCCACAAGCCACCCATGCAGCTGCGCAGCTTCCTCCGTACCAAACCTCAGCAAGAGTTCCAGGCCTGCCCTTGAGTTCCCAAGCCAGCCTGTTACAAGAATGCGGTCGCCAGGACTTGCACCGGACCGTCGTGCGATGAGGTTGGGCTCAATTTTACCCATCTGACATATACCAATCACCGAGTCCTGCCTTACGGAAATAGTATCTCCTCCGATAATTTTACTTTCGAATCTCTCGGCACATTCAACAAGGCCCCTGTAAATTTCATCTACGAAGCCGATGTCAGTATCGGGCTTCAATCCGAGAGATATCAGCGTCCAGGTTGGAAGTCCTCCCATAGCAGCGATATCGCTTATGTTGCTCGCCACCGATTTCCAGCCTAGTTCATATGGAGTGACTAGATCAAGGCGATAGTGAATGCCTTCAGCAAGCATGTCAGTGGTAATAATCGTAAGCATTGGACCGCCGAGGTCGAGCACAGCCGCATCATCTCCAACGCCAACAACAAGCCCTTCTGAAGATGTGGGAAGACTAAACTCCTTCATTAGATGCTCAATCAGGACTTCTTCACCGATATCTGCTAGGTTCATATCAACCTACCTTCCCGGCGTTAAATTTGACTGGCTGTCTTTTTTTGCCAAAGAAATTACGTAGTTTCTATAGTCATCATACCATTTTTTCGCCACGGGACCGAGAATAGGCCGGCAAAATTCACGATAACCCCATGTGACAATACGCTCTGAGAACTCAGCTGCAAGCATTAGCTTCTCTTTCAGACGATTTATTGGCACCGGCCTCCATGAAAGCCCTTTTGCCTCCGAATGGTGCACGCGTCCATATAATCTAATATACTCTTCTTTATTTTAACAAACGTACTCAGCAGTTTCAACG from the Armatimonadota bacterium genome contains:
- a CDS encoding fumarylacetoacetate hydrolase family protein is translated as MEKGLFSVETFQNVLDFSKKHGMMERFTVKQYKLLAPIKRPSKIIALGRNYMAHALESGMAIPTEPIIFAKANSAVIGPDEPVIYKKFLTRVDPEGELAVIIGKEGSSIPESEAESYIAGYTMMNDVTARDLQKHDLSISSPWLRSKGIDTFCPLGPWIVLPDEIHEPVELDIETRVNGEVRQKDNTRSLMFKIPYLIHWISQYHTLFPGDVISTGTPEGMKPVLPGDIMEVEIEKIGILRNPVVSE
- a CDS encoding M20 family metallopeptidase, encoding MRIDDKYLINLHTKLVNIPSVFPNEKEIMLFLEDELKRLGFTPHRLMVKQNRFNLLVRIGNGSPILCLNAHSDTVPPSGESVPKAKIKNGRMYGLGSADDKASIAAMVAAIRAISESDVKLNGTLDLFISVDEEGDAQGVRSAIENGYKCDMVITGEPTNLQMVPTHCGLLILEITTYGKSTHGSIPMQGVNAIDRMFELISGLRKVAIEYPSHPLIGPGTMNLGIIKGGDRPNRVPNRCEAAVDIRLVPPMTIKELLNRIRQYFDDWEGKAVYNIAKQGEPLNTPHDSNLVRALASAGEKILGRAPEIVGWRGWTDAESFQTGIGVDAVVFGPGELEQAHSANEYVDLEQVCLAARIYADVTATLLAK
- the alr gene encoding alanine racemase, with the translated sequence MFRPTVAEIDLEAIAFNFRQVRNLVGPEVKICPAVKADGYGHGAIPVSQAVLNAGAEMLGVATLEEALELRNAGINTPILILQCVLPDGIPEIIAHNVSTMVCDLAFATELSKCAVEAGKRMKVHIKVDTGMGRLGISLAEAVEFSIQLSGMPGLEIEGIFTHFPSSGDPDLSFSHIQIEEFRRLTDEIRKAGIHIPLRHMANSAAILNLPESYLDMVRPGIMLYGLHDTKHLVRDVELRQAMTLKTKIVFLKELPPGKSVGYGRTFIAKRRTLVATIPIGYADGYNRLLSNRAPALVHGIRVPVIGRVCMDQVMLDVTDVPGVSTGDEVVLYGRQGNEFISIEEIADLQGTIADEVICSVSKRVPRVYVHRENHQTT
- a CDS encoding terminase family protein — translated: MDNHQVKVAACGRRWGKTEAAAIDVATYAISNNGSIQMIVAPTYDQSKLISRTVERLLLSHSETRKYTKITRTPYTEICLRNSRIMARTADEDGRNLRGHSADRVVVDEAAFVRDEVVEEVIRPMLADRNGQLSLISTPFGKNHFYRAFIRGNNHQSTIAESDCKHPISNARYSYRSFRFPSWANPYISRQYIENQREILTERQFKVEYEAEFIDDQNSVFAWEDIQKAVCTEQINFETTAFVAGIDWARYSDYTAVVVLAVGYQSPVDGVGHGDHRFHVVALDHFNRMEWKLQVKRIANILCRFGVRGIAVDQSSIGDPLLENLGHVLWEEHGLDAELEGVIFTNKTKRELIDNLAVRLAHNELRFPYIKHLVQELQFYEYELKESGNVRTSARRGYTDDCVCALALALRIAPRYLFGGNFLTTGRIRDSVKGWY
- a CDS encoding HAD-IC family P-type ATPase, with protein sequence MSKTEDRTGGIGIKNWHAMTVSEVFEHLNSSPDGLSTAEAQARLAEFGQNELPEAPRPSHFTIFLGQFRSPLIYILLIAASFSFITNHPIDGGVIMAVLLLNAFIGFFQEYRAERALEALKKLGAPQATVLRDEEEMNIPTSELVPGDVILLTTGERVPADARLFEAMNFKVDESNLTGESFVVDKSVEPLPPDTPLADRRNMVYLGTTVVYGRGKAIITATGVNTEIGQIALNIAAEPRELTPVQKHLAVLGTHLGILGIVIAVIIIAAGLLQAFSLYDILFTGVAVAVSFIPEGLPAVITIVLAAGVQRMARRNALIRKLPAVETLGSATVICTDKTGTLTKNEMTVRAGYTPEEAFTVTGEGYAPIGKFLIGDQEIDKNHVGIRKLFEALVLCNDARLHLEDNTWRIVGDPTEGALVVAGEKLGLRKHELEDEQKRIGELPFDPQKRYMATLHLLPNGRKIVYIKGAPEKILAMSGTYLKNNEVLLLTSDKAAEFAARNAKMTEEALRVLAAAYKELPSEQEAISHSDVESGLVFLGAVGMMDPPREEAPIAVKQAREAGIRVIMITGDHANTARAIAESTGLLDRGMRVVEGTTLDKMSDEDLSQAIGRIAVIARAEPEHKLRIIKALKERGHIVAMTGDGVNDAPALKCADIGIAMGISGTDVAKEAADMILLDDNFATIVSAVEEGRSIFANIRKVVQYLLSTNTGEVFIYLTTILSGLPLPLFPVQILWINLVTDGFCTAPLSFEPKEPGLLKEPPRDPRERIVNRYVVSNIVFVALFMLIGTFSLYYWGLGNISVWKARTYAFVVMALFQAFNALNVRSSRYSLFKIGVLTNPYLLAGATASAVAQIASVHLPFFQTIFRTMALNLSEWALMVAVSSSVFVVEEARKAFLPHLFVPPQTRRAPGSQRSQ
- the tsaE gene encoding tRNA (adenosine(37)-N6)-threonylcarbamoyltransferase complex ATPase subunit type 1 TsaE, with translation MTRLSKTFYTYSSEETELLGEQIGRALQPGVVVALIGELGAGKTTLTKGIARGLGVTDLVHSPTFTLIHEHKGRVPVYHFDLYRLESHEEMEDLDYESYFRGEGVTIIEWAEKIPGILPSDRLEIRISEKNSTRRFDLIATGTQSEEVLGRIST
- the thiL gene encoding thiamine-phosphate kinase, with translation MNLADIGEEVLIEHLMKEFSLPTSSEGLVVGVGDDAAVLDLGGPMLTIITTDMLAEGIHYRLDLVTPYELGWKSVASNISDIAAMGGLPTWTLISLGLKPDTDIGFVDEIYRGLVECAERFESKIIGGDTISVRQDSVIGICQMGKIEPNLIARRSGASPGDRILVTGWLGNSRAGLELLLRFGTEEAAQLHGWLVGQHLTPIPRVLEAHAAVATNAIRAMMDISDGLGADLPKLCKASGVGAIVYASKLPISSDLQSAAERLGMDTLELVAGGGEDFELLMAVRPHDVKKVIKAIKEGTGTRVTEIGEFTEDKTVEIVMPDGSRRPLWAGWEHFKR